One genomic window of uncultured delta proteobacterium includes the following:
- the cbiH gene encoding Cobalt-precorrin-3B C(17)-methyltransferase yields the protein MPDAPTRSAAPSGGELFVIGLGPGNAGLLAPDALAALSAADCIAGYSGYVDLVDPAILKGKEIIATGMRGEVERCEEAIGAARSGKKACLVCSGDPGVYAMAGLVLEMLHARGLSLAEVPLTIVPGIPAVCAAAALLGAPLTHDFACVSLSDLLTEPEVIERRLAHAFAADFVVALYNPRSKKRRDNLARAIGIAKRHREGVTPVGHVRNAFRPDQEVTLSTLAAFDPESADMFSIILVGNGATAFLPAPGGVETDWGKGARMYTPRGYGAKYHLE from the coding sequence ATGCCTGATGCTCCCACGCGTTCCGCCGCCCCTTCCGGCGGCGAACTCTTCGTCATCGGCCTGGGGCCGGGCAACGCGGGCCTGCTCGCGCCGGACGCTCTTGCCGCCCTGTCCGCCGCCGACTGCATTGCCGGGTACTCCGGTTACGTGGATCTGGTGGACCCGGCCATACTCAAGGGAAAAGAGATCATCGCCACGGGGATGCGCGGCGAGGTGGAGCGCTGCGAAGAGGCGATCGGCGCCGCGCGCTCCGGCAAAAAAGCCTGCCTTGTCTGCTCCGGGGATCCCGGCGTGTACGCCATGGCCGGACTGGTGCTGGAAATGCTGCATGCCCGGGGCCTCTCCCTGGCCGAGGTTCCCCTGACCATCGTACCGGGCATCCCGGCGGTCTGCGCCGCCGCCGCCCTGCTCGGCGCGCCGCTGACCCACGACTTCGCCTGCGTGAGCCTTTCGGACCTGCTCACGGAGCCGGAGGTCATCGAGCGCCGTTTGGCGCATGCGTTCGCGGCGGATTTCGTCGTCGCGCTGTACAACCCCCGCTCAAAGAAACGCCGGGACAACCTGGCCCGGGCCATTGGAATCGCGAAGCGGCACCGCGAGGGCGTAACGCCCGTGGGGCACGTGCGGAACGCGTTCCGCCCGGATCAGGAGGTAACCCTCTCGACCCTGGCGGCCTTTGACCCTGAAAGCGCGGATATGTTTTCCATCATTCTGGTGGGGAACGGCGCAACGGCCTTCCTGCCCGCGCCGGGCGGGGTGGAAACGGATTGGGGAAAAGGCGCGCGGATGTATACGCCGCGCGGATACGGCGCGAAGTATCACCTGGAATAG
- a CDS encoding conserved membrane hypothetical protein (Evidence 4 : Homologs of previously reported genes of unknown function) codes for MLESLGILNIGVFFAGVVVIILMPGPNSLYVLSTATRRGVADGYKAAGAVFIGDAVIMLLAALGVDSLMRLYPATFMVVQYAGAAYLGWLGLKALCGAFMRGSGGEGDFHAACRENPFKRALILSLSNPKAIMFFVSFFVQFVDPSKGHAGLAFLVLACIVQVVSMTYLSFLILGGAKVAASLKDSRIARRLGSALTGSVFLGFGVRLALKAGG; via the coding sequence ATGCTTGAATCCCTCGGCATTCTCAATATAGGCGTGTTTTTCGCGGGGGTCGTGGTTATTATCCTGATGCCCGGCCCGAACTCGCTGTACGTTTTGTCCACGGCAACGCGGCGTGGCGTGGCGGACGGCTACAAGGCCGCCGGGGCGGTGTTCATCGGCGATGCCGTCATCATGCTGCTCGCGGCGCTGGGCGTGGATTCCCTTATGCGGCTGTACCCGGCCACGTTCATGGTCGTCCAGTACGCCGGGGCGGCCTATCTCGGGTGGCTCGGGTTGAAAGCCCTGTGCGGGGCCTTCATGCGGGGAAGCGGCGGGGAAGGCGATTTCCATGCGGCCTGCCGGGAAAATCCCTTCAAGCGGGCGCTTATCCTGAGCCTTTCCAACCCCAAGGCCATCATGTTTTTCGTCTCGTTTTTCGTGCAGTTCGTGGACCCGTCCAAGGGGCACGCCGGGCTGGCTTTCCTGGTGCTCGCCTGCATCGTGCAGGTGGTGAGCATGACGTATTTGAGTTTTCTCATTTTGGGCGGCGCGAAGGTGGCGGCCTCGCTTAAAGACAGCCGCATCGCCCGCAGGCTGGGGAGCGCGTTGACCGGGTCGGTGTTTCTCGGGTTCGGCGTGCGCCTCGCGCTGAAGGCCGGGGGCTGA
- the cbiF gene encoding Cobalt-precorrin-4 C(11)-methyltransferase has translation MQGTVFFIGAGPGDPELITVKGRRLIDAADLVLYAGSLVPQAVVARTKPGAAVVDSSGMTLEETHALMRETARAGKTVARVHTGDPSLYGAVREQMALLDADAIPYEIVPGVTAAFAAAAAGRVSLTVPESVQSFSVTRLGGRTDVPPGQSVRDLARHGGSLAVYLSAPDASRLEKELLAGGVDPQTPVLIAYRVGWPEERLVRTDVSSLTATVAAEKFTRQTVFLVLPGERDNGREKGGSLVSRLYAGDFFHGFRKSKEGEDA, from the coding sequence ATGCAGGGCACGGTTTTTTTCATCGGCGCGGGACCGGGCGACCCGGAACTGATTACGGTCAAAGGCAGACGTCTCATTGACGCGGCGGATCTCGTTTTATACGCCGGTTCCCTCGTGCCGCAGGCCGTTGTCGCGCGGACGAAGCCGGGCGCGGCCGTCGTGGATTCCTCCGGCATGACGCTGGAAGAAACCCACGCGCTCATGCGCGAGACGGCCCGCGCGGGCAAGACCGTGGCGCGGGTGCACACGGGCGACCCTTCGCTTTACGGCGCCGTCCGGGAACAGATGGCTCTTCTGGATGCGGACGCTATCCCCTACGAGATCGTTCCCGGCGTGACTGCGGCCTTTGCCGCTGCCGCCGCCGGGCGCGTTTCCCTGACCGTTCCGGAAAGCGTGCAGAGTTTTTCCGTGACCCGGCTCGGCGGGCGGACGGACGTGCCGCCGGGCCAGTCCGTGCGCGACCTGGCCCGCCACGGGGGGAGCCTCGCGGTGTATCTTTCCGCGCCGGACGCGTCCCGCCTTGAAAAAGAACTGCTGGCGGGCGGGGTGGACCCGCAAACGCCGGTCCTCATCGCCTACAGGGTCGGCTGGCCCGAGGAGCGCCTCGTCCGGACGGACGTATCCTCCCTTACCGCGACCGTGGCCGCGGAAAAGTTCACCCGGCAGACGGTATTCCTCGTTCTGCCCGGTGAGCGGGACAACGGCAGGGAAAAAGGCGGGTCACTGGTTTCCCGCCTGTATGCCGGGGATTTTTTCCACGGGTTCAGAAAGAGCAAGGAGGGGGAAGATGCTTGA